A window of the Streptomyces luomodiensis genome harbors these coding sequences:
- a CDS encoding ornithine cyclodeaminase family protein: MQTRVLRQRDIKRILSVIGRDVMMDRLISELHDGFAALGRGEFAEAPPRTGFVRGGDIPGVIEFMPYRVPGVGVTMKTVSYSPHNYPRFRLPTIVGTMSRLDDDSGSLTALADAGVITAMRTGAVAAVASRLLARSDSATLTLIGAGAQAVTQAHALSRVLPIERILVSDTDPGHAASFADRVAFLGLPVKVTDPAEAAAAADVLSTVTSVPSGKGPVLPAEPRLPHLHVNAIGADEPGKTELPKALLDDAFICVDHPGQARAEGEYQQLPDRELGPSLAALCAAPDSAADHRDSLSVLDSTGSAFADHIAFDVLLGFADELGLGRKDAIGSTPEDVLDPYSLPW; the protein is encoded by the coding sequence ATGCAGACCAGGGTCCTGCGCCAACGTGACATCAAGCGGATTCTCTCCGTGATCGGCCGCGACGTGATGATGGACCGGCTGATCAGCGAGCTGCACGACGGGTTCGCCGCGCTCGGCCGCGGCGAGTTCGCCGAGGCGCCGCCGCGTACCGGATTCGTCCGCGGCGGCGACATTCCCGGCGTCATCGAGTTCATGCCCTACCGGGTCCCCGGTGTCGGCGTGACCATGAAGACGGTTTCGTACAGTCCGCACAACTATCCGCGCTTCCGGCTGCCGACGATCGTCGGCACGATGTCGCGCCTCGACGACGACAGCGGCAGTCTGACCGCCCTCGCCGACGCGGGCGTGATCACCGCGATGCGGACCGGCGCGGTCGCGGCCGTCGCGAGCCGGCTGCTGGCCCGGTCCGACAGCGCCACGCTCACGCTGATCGGCGCGGGCGCACAGGCGGTGACCCAGGCGCACGCGCTCAGCAGGGTCCTGCCCATCGAGCGGATCCTGGTCAGCGACACCGACCCCGGCCACGCGGCGTCGTTCGCGGACCGCGTCGCGTTCCTCGGACTGCCGGTCAAGGTGACCGATCCGGCGGAGGCCGCCGCCGCCGCGGACGTCCTGTCCACCGTCACCTCGGTGCCCTCGGGCAAAGGGCCGGTGCTGCCCGCCGAGCCACGGCTGCCGCACCTGCATGTGAACGCCATCGGCGCCGACGAGCCGGGCAAGACCGAACTGCCGAAGGCCCTGCTCGACGACGCGTTCATCTGCGTCGACCATCCGGGGCAGGCCCGCGCCGAGGGCGAGTACCAGCAACTGCCGGACCGCGAGCTCGGCCCGTCGCTGGCGGCCCTGTGCGCGGCACCGGACAGCGCGGCGGACCACCGGGACAGCCTGAGCGTCCTCGACTCGACGGGCAGCGCGTTCGCCGACCACATCGCGTTCGACGTGCTGCTCGGCTTCGCCGACGAACTCGGCCTCGGCCGCAAGGACGCGATCGGATCGACCCCGGAAGACGTCCTCGACCCGTACTCGCTGCCATGGTGA
- a CDS encoding 3-hydroxyacyl-CoA dehydrogenase family protein produces the protein MVTPEGGNSVDHQLIVLGAGVMGTGITTLALRHGVPVTLVDTSEEILTAARARIATELRTAQLVAGPAEADPGVLRTATSALPAIGTATAVIEAVVEDAEVKAEVLATVSAAAPGIPVITNTSSIPVDELADSVARPEDLLGTHFMNPSYLIPTVEVIRGPRTGEKAMAAAGDLLAALRRKPIVVRDAPGFVTSRLLHPMINDAARIVQEGTASVEDVDALMTGCLGHPTGPLRTADLIGIDNLVDALWVLHKRTGDERSRPCDLLLGKVREGHHGRKTGRGFYEYEKVFS, from the coding sequence ATGGTGACCCCGGAGGGAGGAAACAGCGTGGACCACCAGCTGATCGTGCTCGGCGCGGGAGTGATGGGCACCGGCATCACCACGCTCGCGCTGCGCCACGGCGTCCCCGTGACACTCGTCGACACGTCCGAGGAGATCCTTACGGCGGCGCGGGCGCGGATCGCCACCGAACTGCGGACGGCACAGCTCGTGGCCGGGCCCGCCGAGGCCGACCCCGGTGTGCTGCGGACGGCCACGTCCGCGCTGCCCGCGATCGGTACGGCCACCGCGGTGATCGAGGCCGTCGTCGAGGACGCCGAGGTCAAGGCGGAGGTACTCGCCACGGTCTCGGCAGCGGCGCCCGGTATCCCGGTCATCACGAACACGTCGTCGATCCCGGTTGACGAACTGGCCGACTCCGTGGCCCGGCCCGAGGACCTGCTCGGCACGCACTTCATGAACCCGTCGTACCTGATCCCGACGGTCGAGGTGATCCGCGGACCCCGGACCGGTGAGAAGGCCATGGCCGCCGCCGGGGACCTGCTCGCGGCGCTGCGGCGCAAGCCGATCGTCGTCCGGGACGCGCCCGGCTTCGTCACGAGCCGGCTGCTCCACCCGATGATCAACGACGCGGCGCGGATCGTGCAGGAGGGCACCGCGTCCGTCGAGGACGTCGACGCGCTCATGACGGGGTGCCTCGGCCATCCGACCGGGCCGCTGCGCACCGCGGACCTGATCGGCATCGACAACCTCGTCGACGCGCTGTGGGTGCTGCACAAACGCACCGGCGACGAGCGCAGCCGCCCCTGTGACCTGCTGCTGGGCAAGGTCCGCGAGGGACACCACGGCCGGAAGACCGGCCGGGGCTTCTACGAATACGAGAAGGTGTTCTCATGA
- a CDS encoding acyl carrier protein — translation MTAPVKDDPVAHALVAFLKTKTRSDWPVDRDLFAEGGLTSLFAMELVVYLEKTFDVTIAGPDLQLANFRTVESMVALVHRLRAVDA, via the coding sequence ATGACCGCACCCGTCAAGGACGACCCCGTCGCGCACGCGTTGGTCGCGTTCCTCAAGACGAAGACCAGGTCGGACTGGCCCGTGGACCGCGACCTGTTCGCGGAGGGCGGCCTCACGTCGCTGTTCGCGATGGAACTGGTCGTGTACCTGGAGAAGACGTTCGACGTCACGATCGCCGGCCCGGACCTCCAGCTCGCGAACTTCCGTACCGTCGAGTCCATGGTCGCACTCGTCCACCGGCTGCGGGCCGTCGATGCCTGA
- a CDS encoding acyl-CoA dehydrogenase family protein: protein MPERDALLTDLVGDRAAEWDTSGELPRDLLVRLGADGLLCAEVAAEYGGLGLGSRENGEFTAHVGSLCSSLRSVMTSQGMAAWTVQRLGDAGQRATFLKELTSGKLAAVGFSERQAGSDLSAMRTRVRLDGDTAVVDGHKVWTTAAAYADHLVVFGLQEDGSGAVVVVPADTPGVRVERVPKPSGCRAAGHADLHLDQVRVPAGAVLAGSGASLPMLVAASLAYGRKSVAWGCVGILRACRTAAVAHARTREQFGRPLGDHQLVAGHIADLWTAEQIAARVCEYASDHWDEGSPEMVPATILAKHVAAERAAAGAATAAQVLASAGAREGHVVERAYRDAKLMEIIEGSSEMCRVMLAQHALALPA from the coding sequence ATGCCTGAGCGTGACGCGCTGCTGACCGACCTTGTCGGTGACCGGGCCGCCGAGTGGGACACGTCCGGCGAACTGCCGCGCGACCTGCTCGTCCGGCTCGGCGCCGACGGCCTGCTCTGCGCCGAAGTGGCGGCCGAGTACGGTGGTTTGGGACTCGGCAGCCGGGAGAACGGCGAGTTCACCGCACACGTCGGCAGCCTCTGCAGCTCGCTGCGCAGTGTCATGACGTCGCAGGGCATGGCCGCGTGGACCGTGCAGCGGCTCGGCGACGCCGGTCAGCGGGCGACCTTCCTGAAGGAGCTGACCAGCGGGAAACTCGCGGCCGTCGGCTTCAGCGAGCGGCAGGCGGGCAGCGATCTGTCGGCGATGCGGACGCGGGTTCGGCTCGACGGGGACACCGCTGTCGTCGACGGCCACAAGGTCTGGACGACTGCCGCCGCCTACGCGGACCACCTGGTCGTCTTCGGTCTCCAGGAGGATGGTTCCGGCGCGGTGGTGGTCGTGCCCGCCGACACCCCCGGCGTACGCGTCGAGCGCGTCCCGAAGCCGTCCGGCTGCCGCGCCGCCGGCCACGCCGATCTGCACCTGGACCAGGTGCGTGTGCCGGCCGGCGCGGTCCTGGCCGGCTCCGGCGCGTCACTGCCGATGCTGGTCGCGGCGTCACTCGCCTACGGGCGCAAGTCGGTCGCCTGGGGCTGCGTCGGGATCCTGCGGGCCTGCCGCACCGCCGCGGTGGCCCACGCCCGGACCCGGGAGCAGTTCGGCCGGCCGCTCGGCGACCACCAACTCGTCGCCGGGCACATCGCCGACCTGTGGACCGCGGAGCAGATCGCGGCCCGCGTGTGCGAGTACGCCAGCGACCACTGGGACGAGGGCTCGCCCGAGATGGTGCCCGCGACGATCCTGGCCAAGCACGTCGCCGCCGAACGAGCCGCCGCCGGGGCCGCGACCGCCGCACAGGTGCTCGCGTCGGCGGGCGCGAGAGAGGGGCACGTCGTCGAACGGGCGTACCGCGACGCCAAGCTCATGGAGATCATCGAGGGCAGCAGCGAGATGTGCCGGGTGATGCTGGCCCAGCACGCGCTGGCGCTCCCGGCTTGA
- a CDS encoding HAD-IIIC family phosphatase, translating to MTIVKCLVWDLDNTLWRGTVLEDDEVVLTDEIREVITTLDDRGILQAVASKNDHDLAWERLERLGVAEYFVLPRIGWGPKSQSVREIATELNFALNTIAFIDDQPAERAEVAFHLPEVRCYPAEQAATLLSLPEFSPPVSTVDSRRRRLMYQAGFARDQAREAYSGPDEDFLRSLDLSMTIAPAGEEELSRVEELTLRTSQMNATGVHYSDADLRALLTDPAHEVLVVTMGDRFGPHGAVGIILLEKKPSTWHLKLLATSCRVVSFGAGATILNWLTDQGARAGAHLVADFRRTDRNRMMEIAYRFAGFADSDCPCVSEVAGASAAGVERLHLEPSPRPAPTTLTLTAADIAPVTVSAAG from the coding sequence ATGACCATTGTCAAGTGTCTGGTCTGGGACCTGGACAACACCTTGTGGCGGGGCACCGTGCTGGAGGACGACGAGGTGGTCCTCACCGACGAGATCCGCGAGGTGATCACCACGCTCGACGACCGCGGCATCCTCCAGGCGGTGGCGAGCAAGAACGACCACGACCTCGCGTGGGAGCGTCTGGAACGCCTCGGTGTGGCCGAGTACTTCGTGCTGCCCCGCATCGGATGGGGGCCGAAGTCGCAGTCCGTCCGCGAGATCGCCACGGAGCTGAACTTCGCACTGAACACGATCGCGTTCATCGACGACCAGCCCGCCGAGCGTGCCGAGGTGGCGTTCCACCTGCCCGAGGTGCGGTGCTACCCGGCCGAGCAGGCGGCCACGCTCCTGTCGCTGCCGGAGTTCAGCCCGCCGGTGTCCACGGTCGACTCGCGTCGGCGCCGCCTGATGTACCAGGCGGGTTTCGCGCGCGACCAGGCCCGGGAGGCGTACTCCGGTCCCGACGAGGACTTCCTGCGCTCACTCGACCTCTCCATGACGATCGCACCCGCGGGGGAGGAGGAACTCAGCCGCGTCGAGGAACTGACGCTGCGGACCAGCCAGATGAACGCGACCGGCGTGCACTACTCCGACGCCGACCTGCGCGCGTTGCTCACCGACCCCGCCCATGAGGTCCTCGTCGTCACCATGGGCGACCGCTTCGGCCCGCACGGCGCCGTCGGCATCATCCTGCTGGAGAAGAAGCCGTCGACGTGGCACCTGAAACTGCTCGCCACGTCCTGCCGGGTCGTGTCGTTCGGTGCCGGCGCGACGATCCTGAACTGGCTCACGGACCAGGGCGCCCGCGCGGGGGCGCACCTGGTGGCGGACTTCCGGCGTACGGACCGCAACCGCATGATGGAGATCGCCTACCGGTTCGCGGGCTTCGCGGACTCCGATTGCCCCTGCGTGTCCGAGGTGGCGGGCGCTTCCGCCGCCGGCGTCGAACGCCTGCATCTGGAGCCCTCCCCGAGGCCCGCGCCGACGACGCTGACGCTGACCGCCGCCGACATCGCCCCGGTCACCGTTTCCGCAGCAGGGTGA
- a CDS encoding O-methyltransferase — MANQITLSDTLLAYVRKVSLRDDEVLSRLRAQTAELPGGGVLPVQAEEGQFLEFLVRLTGARQVLEIGTYTGYSTLCLARGLAPGGRVVTCDVMPKWPEVGERYWEEAGVADRIDVRIGDARTVLTGLLDEAGAGPESFDMVFIDADKAGYPAYYEAALPLVRRGGLIVVDNTLFFGRVADEAVQDPDTVAVRELNAALRDDDRVDLAMLTTADGVTLLRKR; from the coding sequence ATGGCTAATCAGATAACCCTGTCCGACACGCTGCTCGCTTACGTACGGAAGGTGTCCCTGCGCGATGACGAGGTGCTGAGCCGGCTGCGCGCGCAGACGGCCGAGCTGCCGGGCGGTGGCGTACTGCCGGTGCAGGCCGAGGAGGGACAGTTCCTCGAGTTCCTGGTGCGGTTGACCGGCGCGCGTCAGGTGCTGGAGATCGGGACGTACACCGGCTACAGCACGCTCTGCCTGGCCCGCGGATTGGCGCCCGGGGGCCGTGTGGTGACGTGCGATGTCATGCCGAAGTGGCCCGAGGTGGGCGAGCGGTACTGGGAGGAGGCCGGGGTTGCCGACCGGATCGACGTCCGGATCGGCGACGCCCGGACCGTCCTCACCGGACTGCTCGACGAGGCGGGCGCGGGGCCGGAGTCGTTCGACATGGTGTTCATCGACGCCGACAAGGCCGGCTACCCGGCCTACTACGAGGCGGCGCTGCCGCTGGTACGCCGCGGCGGGCTGATCGTCGTCGACAACACGCTGTTCTTCGGCCGGGTGGCCGACGAAGCGGTGCAGGACCCGGACACGGTCGCGGTACGCGAACTCAACGCGGCACTGCGCGACGACGACCGGGTGGACCTGGCGATGCTGACGACGGCCGACGGCGTCACCCTGCTGCGGAAACGGTGA
- a CDS encoding SLC13 family permease — protein sequence MPNELTGVLILAAVFLLAGVRGLNMGLLALVATFLLGVVALDRTPDEVLAGFPASMFLVLVAVTFLFGIARVNGTVDWLVRVAVRAVGARVGAVPWVLFGLAALLCATGAASPAAVAIVAPIGVAFAVRHRIDPLYAGLMAVNGAAAGSFAPSGILGGIVHSALEKNHLPVSGGLLFAGTFAFNLAVAAVSWLVLGRRRLEPHDLDEDTDPTEVDPASRPGAEHVMTLTAMVALVLGTTVLSLDTGFLALTLAALLALLFPRTSQQATKEIAWPVVLLVCGIVTYVALLQELGIVDSLGKMIAAIGTPLLAALVICYVGGVVSAFASTTGILGALMPLSEPFLKSGAIGTTGMVMALAAAATVVDASPFSTNGALVVANAPERLRPGVYQGLLWWGAGVCALAPAAAWAAFVVA from the coding sequence ATGCCGAATGAACTCACCGGAGTCCTGATCCTGGCCGCTGTGTTCCTGCTCGCCGGGGTACGGGGGCTGAACATGGGCCTGCTCGCGCTGGTCGCCACCTTTCTGCTCGGGGTGGTCGCGCTCGACCGAACGCCGGACGAGGTGCTGGCGGGTTTCCCCGCGAGCATGTTCCTGGTGCTGGTGGCCGTCACGTTCCTCTTCGGGATCGCCCGCGTCAACGGCACGGTGGACTGGCTGGTACGTGTCGCGGTGCGGGCGGTGGGTGCCCGGGTGGGAGCCGTCCCCTGGGTGCTCTTCGGCCTGGCGGCACTGCTCTGCGCGACAGGCGCGGCCTCGCCCGCGGCGGTGGCGATCGTGGCGCCGATCGGCGTCGCGTTCGCCGTCAGGCACCGCATCGATCCGCTGTACGCCGGACTGATGGCGGTGAACGGGGCCGCAGCCGGCAGTTTCGCCCCCTCCGGAATCCTGGGCGGCATCGTCCACTCGGCACTGGAGAAGAACCATCTGCCCGTCAGCGGCGGGCTGCTCTTCGCAGGCACCTTCGCCTTCAACCTGGCGGTCGCCGCGGTGTCATGGCTCGTCCTCGGGCGCAGGCGTCTCGAACCACATGACCTGGACGAGGACACCGATCCCACGGAAGTGGACCCGGCTTCCCGCCCCGGCGCCGAACACGTGATGACGCTGACCGCGATGGTCGCGCTGGTGCTGGGAACCACGGTCCTCTCCCTGGACACCGGCTTCCTGGCCCTCACCTTGGCGGCGTTGCTGGCGCTGCTCTTCCCCCGCACCTCCCAGCAGGCCACCAAGGAGATCGCCTGGCCCGTGGTGCTGCTGGTGTGCGGGATCGTGACCTACGTCGCCCTGCTCCAGGAGCTGGGCATCGTGGACTCCCTGGGGAAGATGATCGCGGCGATCGGCACCCCGCTGCTGGCCGCCCTGGTGATCTGCTACGTGGGCGGTGTCGTCTCGGCCTTCGCCTCGACCACCGGGATCCTCGGTGCCCTGATGCCGCTGTCCGAGCCGTTCCTGAAGTCCGGTGCCATCGGGACGACCGGCATGGTGATGGCCCTGGCGGCCGCGGCGACCGTGGTGGACGCGAGTCCCTTCTCCACCAATGGTGCTCTGGTGGTGGCCAACGCTCCCGAGCGGCTGCGGCCCGGCGTGTACCAGGGGTTGCTGTGGTGGGGCGCCGGAGTGTGCGCACTGGCTCCCGCGGCCGCCTGGGCGGCCTTCGTGGTGGCGTGA
- a CDS encoding CaiB/BaiF CoA transferase family protein, whose amino-acid sequence MSEPHPRPEQERPAGPLSGLLVVSLEQAVAAPFATRHLADLGARVIKIERPGSGDLARGYDRTVRGMSSHFVWLNRGKESVQLDVRSPEGNRRLHALVDRADVLVQNLAPGAAGRLGIGHQVLARSHPRLITCDISGYGSTGCYRDRKAYDLLVQCEAGLVSITGTPETPSKVGLSIADICAGMYAYSGILTALLKRARTGRGSQLEVSMLEALGEWMGYAEYYTRYGGTAPARAGASHATIAPYGPFTTRDGQTINLGLQNEREWASFCGVVLQRPGLCDDPRFSGNADRVAHRTELDALVSEVTGTLTGEELVARLEEASIAYARQRTVREFSEHPQLRDRGRWAPFDSPVGALEGLIPPVTFHGEHPRRLGRVPELGEHTESVLAWLDTPHSADREEAGHAE is encoded by the coding sequence ATGTCCGAGCCGCATCCTCGCCCTGAACAGGAACGCCCCGCCGGGCCCCTGTCCGGTCTGCTCGTGGTTTCTTTGGAGCAGGCCGTCGCCGCTCCGTTCGCCACCCGCCACCTGGCGGACCTGGGCGCCCGTGTCATCAAGATCGAACGCCCCGGCAGCGGCGACCTCGCCCGCGGCTACGACCGTACGGTGCGTGGCATGTCCAGCCACTTCGTCTGGCTGAACCGGGGGAAGGAGAGCGTCCAGCTCGATGTGCGCTCGCCGGAGGGCAACCGGCGACTGCACGCCTTGGTGGACCGGGCCGATGTCCTGGTGCAGAATCTGGCACCCGGCGCCGCGGGCCGCCTGGGCATCGGCCACCAGGTCCTCGCGCGGAGCCACCCGAGGCTGATCACCTGCGACATATCCGGCTACGGCAGTACCGGCTGCTACCGCGACCGCAAGGCGTACGACCTCCTGGTCCAGTGCGAAGCGGGGCTGGTCTCCATCACCGGCACCCCCGAGACCCCGTCCAAGGTGGGCCTGTCCATCGCGGACATCTGTGCGGGGATGTACGCGTACTCCGGCATCCTCACGGCCCTGCTGAAGCGGGCCCGCACCGGCCGGGGCTCGCAGTTGGAGGTCTCGATGCTCGAAGCCCTCGGTGAATGGATGGGATACGCCGAGTACTACACGCGCTACGGCGGCACCGCTCCGGCCCGCGCCGGCGCCAGCCACGCGACGATCGCCCCCTACGGCCCGTTCACCACGCGCGACGGGCAGACGATCAATCTCGGGCTCCAGAACGAGCGGGAGTGGGCTTCCTTCTGCGGTGTCGTGCTACAGCGCCCCGGTCTCTGCGACGACCCGCGCTTTTCCGGCAACGCCGACCGGGTGGCGCACCGCACCGAGCTCGACGCCCTGGTGAGCGAGGTGACGGGCACGCTGACCGGCGAGGAACTGGTGGCGCGGCTGGAGGAGGCGTCGATCGCCTACGCACGCCAGCGCACCGTGCGGGAGTTCAGCGAACACCCCCAACTGCGTGACCGTGGACGCTGGGCTCCGTTCGACAGCCCGGTCGGTGCGCTGGAGGGCCTGATCCCCCCGGTCACCTTCCACGGCGAGCACCCGCGGCGGCTGGGCCGGGTCCCGGAGCTGGGCGAGCATACCGAGTCCGTCCTGGCGTGGCTGGACACGCCCCACAGCGCCGACCGCGAAGAGGCCGGCCATGCCGAATGA
- a CDS encoding LysR family transcriptional regulator: MEIRELQWFTALAEHEHVTITAERLNISQPTLSRAIRRLERRVGVPLFDRHQNRLRLNKYGEVFRAHALRAISEVSGAEQRITALIDPDTGTVALGFLHSYGTWLVPDLLAGYRRLAPGTTFELRGDAADAVVDDVRNSRLDLGLTSPRPAGDDVEWTPLRDEALCLLVPPGHRLARRRRVRTAELADEAFVALEPVFGLRQITDRLCAAAGFMPRVVLESTELSTLRALVAAGLGVAVAPLTGSPSGPGDHAVAVPLDDPQARRTVGVVTLAGGPRAPVVARFYDYVRSRAHAPHV, from the coding sequence ATGGAGATACGGGAGTTGCAGTGGTTCACGGCCTTGGCCGAGCACGAGCATGTGACGATCACCGCGGAACGGCTCAACATCTCCCAGCCGACCCTGTCCAGGGCCATCCGGCGGCTGGAGCGACGAGTGGGCGTGCCGCTGTTCGACCGGCACCAGAACCGGCTCCGGCTCAACAAGTACGGCGAGGTCTTCCGCGCCCACGCCCTGCGCGCGATCAGTGAGGTCTCCGGCGCCGAGCAGCGCATCACCGCTCTGATCGACCCCGACACCGGCACCGTGGCACTGGGTTTCCTGCACTCCTACGGCACCTGGCTCGTGCCCGACCTCCTCGCCGGATATCGCCGGCTGGCTCCCGGCACCACCTTCGAACTGCGCGGCGACGCCGCCGACGCCGTGGTCGACGACGTCCGCAACAGCAGGCTGGACCTGGGACTGACCAGCCCACGACCCGCCGGGGACGATGTGGAGTGGACACCGCTGCGGGACGAGGCACTGTGCCTGCTCGTCCCACCCGGACACCGGCTGGCCAGACGCCGCCGGGTGCGGACCGCGGAGCTGGCCGATGAGGCGTTCGTGGCACTGGAGCCGGTCTTCGGACTGCGCCAGATCACCGACCGGCTGTGCGCCGCGGCCGGATTCATGCCGCGGGTCGTCCTGGAGAGCACCGAGCTGAGCACGCTGCGGGCCCTGGTCGCCGCCGGCCTCGGTGTGGCCGTCGCCCCTCTCACCGGCAGCCCGTCCGGCCCCGGTGACCACGCCGTCGCCGTGCCGCTCGACGACCCGCAGGCGCGGCGCACGGTCGGCGTGGTCACACTCGCCGGAGGACCACGCGCGCCAGTGGTGGCGAGGTTCTACGACTACGTACGGTCCAGGGCTCATGCGCCGCACGTATGA
- a CDS encoding MaoC family dehydratase — MTTENPDQDATRTAVVEGWQGRYFEDFTTGDVYRHPLGRTVLETDNSWLTLLTQNTAPLHFDRHYSAGTTWGKPLVDSTFTLALVTGQSVTDISQHVMANLGWDRVRLPNPVFEGDTIYSQSEVLNTRESASRPDVGIISVRTIGYNQDGVIVITFERTLMVYRRGHGPRFAAVEPVWDERSRRAAGLH, encoded by the coding sequence ATGACGACTGAGAACCCGGACCAGGACGCCACCCGCACCGCTGTGGTCGAGGGCTGGCAGGGCCGCTACTTCGAGGACTTCACCACCGGCGACGTGTACCGCCACCCCCTGGGCCGCACGGTCCTGGAGACCGACAACTCCTGGCTCACGCTCCTGACGCAGAACACCGCGCCGCTGCACTTCGACCGCCACTACTCGGCGGGCACCACCTGGGGCAAGCCGCTGGTGGACTCCACCTTCACCCTCGCCCTGGTCACCGGGCAGAGCGTCACCGACATCTCCCAGCATGTGATGGCCAACCTCGGCTGGGACCGGGTCAGGCTGCCGAACCCGGTCTTCGAGGGCGACACCATCTACTCGCAGTCCGAGGTCCTGAACACCCGGGAGTCCGCCAGCCGACCTGACGTAGGCATCATCAGCGTGCGCACCATCGGCTACAACCAGGACGGTGTCATCGTCATCACCTTCGAGCGGACACTGATGGTCTACCGCCGCGGACACGGGCCCCGGTTCGCCGCGGTGGAACCCGTCTGGGACGAGCGGTCCCGCAGGGCCGCGGGACTGCACTGA
- a CDS encoding extracellular catalytic domain type 1 short-chain-length polyhydroxyalkanoate depolymerase, whose product MQPPPFRGILTPLFPLSSSPPVGSLSRPGRRGVLTRLVAVVALVLGAALLGPAPTAHAAAGLTKPGLTKADLTKVADFGTNPGRLNMYVYRPASLPAEPAVVFALHGCTQDAQGYADNSGLLSFADRYGFLLVFAETTSSNNANRCFNWFQSSDNRRGQGEAASIRQMAAHTVSAYGADPQRTYITGLSAGGAMTSVMLATYPDVFQAGAVVAGLPFGCATDVSSAYLCMNPGTDLTADQWARRVRDGYPSWSGPWPRVAIWHGDKDTTVAPRNADELRDQWTAVHGVSQTPDRTSVIGPNSTRHEEYLAADGSVAVEVNRVPGIGHGTPVDPGTGAQQCGSTGAAYFLDSICSSYWITQFFGLSGSASDPGSLPAPSGLAATGATDTTISLTWKPVDGATDYAVHRDGAQITTSATTSYTDTGLRAGTSHTYAVAARDADGKAGPLSGAVTAQTTGATAVCWTAGNYAHVQAGRATTSAGYTYAKGSGQNMGLYNTFVTTTLKESPTGYFTVANDTCP is encoded by the coding sequence ATGCAGCCGCCGCCGTTCCGGGGAATCCTCACCCCGCTGTTCCCCCTCTCCTCCTCGCCGCCGGTCGGGTCGTTGTCGCGTCCGGGACGGCGGGGGGTGCTCACCCGTCTCGTGGCCGTCGTGGCCCTCGTACTCGGAGCGGCCCTGCTCGGCCCGGCGCCGACGGCCCACGCCGCGGCGGGCCTGACCAAGCCCGGTCTGACCAAGGCGGACCTGACCAAGGTCGCGGACTTCGGCACGAACCCGGGCCGGCTGAACATGTACGTCTACCGGCCCGCGTCCCTGCCCGCGGAGCCGGCGGTGGTGTTCGCCCTGCACGGTTGCACCCAGGACGCCCAGGGCTACGCCGACAACTCCGGCCTGCTCTCATTCGCGGACCGCTATGGCTTCCTGCTCGTGTTCGCCGAGACCACGTCGTCGAACAACGCGAACAGGTGCTTCAACTGGTTCCAGAGCAGCGACAACCGCAGGGGCCAGGGCGAAGCCGCGTCGATCCGGCAGATGGCCGCTCACACCGTCTCCGCCTACGGCGCGGACCCCCAGCGCACCTACATCACCGGGCTGTCCGCCGGCGGTGCCATGACGTCGGTGATGCTCGCCACCTATCCGGACGTCTTCCAGGCCGGCGCGGTCGTCGCCGGCCTGCCCTTCGGCTGTGCCACCGACGTCAGCAGCGCGTACCTGTGCATGAACCCCGGGACCGACCTGACCGCGGACCAGTGGGCGCGGCGGGTCCGTGACGGCTACCCTTCGTGGTCGGGCCCGTGGCCGCGCGTGGCCATCTGGCACGGCGACAAGGACACCACCGTCGCGCCGCGCAACGCCGACGAGTTGCGCGACCAGTGGACCGCTGTGCACGGCGTGTCCCAGACGCCGGACCGTACCTCGGTGATCGGCCCGAACTCCACCCGGCACGAGGAGTACCTGGCCGCGGACGGATCGGTGGCCGTGGAGGTGAACCGGGTGCCGGGCATCGGGCACGGCACCCCGGTCGATCCCGGCACCGGAGCGCAGCAGTGCGGCAGCACCGGCGCCGCCTACTTCCTGGACTCGATCTGTTCCAGCTACTGGATCACGCAGTTCTTCGGCCTGAGCGGATCCGCCTCCGACCCCGGTTCGCTGCCCGCTCCGTCCGGCCTGGCCGCCACCGGCGCCACCGACACCACCATCAGCCTGACCTGGAAACCCGTCGACGGCGCCACCGACTACGCCGTCCACCGCGACGGTGCCCAGATCACCACGTCCGCCACGACGTCGTACACGGACACCGGCCTGAGGGCGGGCACATCGCACACCTACGCGGTCGCCGCCCGGGACGCGGACGGCAAGGCCGGACCGCTCTCGGGCGCGGTCACCGCGCAGACGACCGGTGCCACGGCCGTCTGCTGGACCGCCGGCAACTACGCTCACGTCCAGGCGGGCCGCGCCACGACGAGCGCCGGTTACACCTATGCCAAGGGCTCCGGCCAGAACATGGGCCTGTACAACACCTTCGTCACGACCACCTTGAAAGAGTCGCCGACCGGCTACTTCACCGTCGCGAACGACACCTGTCCCTGA